The Linepithema humile isolate Giens D197 chromosome 7, Lhum_UNIL_v1.0, whole genome shotgun sequence genome has a window encoding:
- the Neurl4 gene encoding neuralized-like protein 4 isoform X2 — MFHRRCGHRVTFSNNNCTATRNSSEYNHGLVFSLEPLQDDAVFEVTIDKKVRAWCGSIEIGVTECDPETLEIPSCAIKLRHGSWIMTGSGIVHNGDRIVEMYGTYDLKDLKEGNTLGVMRTSNHELVFYINGVSQGVAVSNIPEYVYAVIDMYGNCIQVSASHPRLAALCNVPKDEVEINNDYTMGETSSSSTTNLVANLNVNLSVNVNVNLPKNPTPAAIREDRLRFHERVGTLVKLSNNARVAERRRPLDEFNNGVVMTHRPLRDNELFEIRIDRLVYKWSGSIEVGVTTHSPTALEFPATMTNMRSGTTMMSGCGILTNGKGTQREYGEFNLDELREGDRVAMIRHSNGDLHYLINGLDQGIAAKVPTGVWGVIDLYGMTVKVTIVDRDEREEQNLVTRRNTLHLQGLDSEVGEEEVPDRLLFHPCCGTHADVINNGRTAHRPNAIDDFNNGVVLTSRPLKPNELFEVRLDKIVTKWAGSIEIGVTTHSPTELEFPFTMTNVRSGTWMMTGNGVMHNGTTMIDQYGQNLDRLHIWDRVGVMRKDNATLHFYVNGADQGAAAINVPERVYGVIDLYGQAAQATIVDSVDFYSPTTNNSSFSNTTLYSDLRFHHVHGKNARITNNGLTASRPRALGEFNEAIVIANRALRDGEMFEVTIDKMVARWSGAIEAGVTVIKPDELEFPSTMTDIDHDTWMLSGSTVMRDGVSLRNNYACDLDKLVEGNRIGMMRCSDSSLHYFLDGVDQGSACTGLPPNVYPVIDLYGQCAQVTIVLPERRDPLTQQYLPSENSISQQPTSVIQPQAQTEILHKFHESVGLNIQLNSDRTVATRCREYNNAVLLSETALENNELFEIAIQEVAREWSGCLRIGVLSHETGNWLTSMNLVPGMTSIPGDAWYLTGNEVRHMGYALASNYCTSLDWLRVKDKIGVKRTHEGNLKFYINGEDMGVAAFDVPEMVYAVIELFGSTVAVNITSSKQQNPAISPNASLRLQDSLELVLDPMPLRNDGVMDTSIDVSEGKLMNETTLTPTQPAATVPIASDGDWIYEFHENHGRNIQLETMTIARRVASYNQGVVMSSRPLIKGKPFQVKIEKLNERWVSNILCGVSCIVPEKQTSFPLTALGFKKHSWIICSDWIFHNGMRVKTKYGAGLENLQCNSTVSLLIDEDNRLHLFINGVDQGVAATDLPPYVFAVIDLYGQCEQVSITGLSEESSYASVAIDNALTAPIECVSVETEDVENSREKADLECHEKENAMATTSSDLSPSSTSPSVPSQCSSSARDGNLEAEYLTFSSNNSANLANNSIENKATVSSIDSNNSDSGSELSNDARSARNRAYPDNAGPPLNNQSENNSSESNLDAGNRALVNVLSIRNECTNVEINNATNINIQKGMVASASNMTNLSAAITATNANNAINESIASNSQVNSVGGAQPNNLSDLPNNACSGFHESRAPYADRDNAALIRDNSFNGNVVPPSQNTTAIAPYNASSITLIPSLPSTPLGSTVVTSSRKCDYLKACMQLKKSLVLPDEFFSADEILCYCSACYKVDGDNAICKKGEPPAEFAIPIGWARFPLKQSINANQIPQSTTDKWHVAFYGIRLDAIRLILDRGELMTKEQLDVNNLTAGVKSEDQNPQVSFSPSIKYAASDEFTRKYPYIDTQSNKKLNASTVFQLLVRPGSYTISPGDKDGTDPHCESSKWATKEAGATVIVALLIRLDGF; from the exons ATGTTCCACCGGCGATGCGGACATCGTGTCACTTTCAGCAACAACAACTGCACGGCCACGCGCAACTCCTCCGAGTACAACCATGGTCTGGTGTTCAGTCTGGAGCCGCTCCAGGATGACGCGGTGTTTGAAGTCACTATCGACAAAAAG GTGAGAGCATGGTGCGGCAGTATAGAAATTGGAGTAACGGAATGCGATCCAGAGACTCTGGAAATACCATCATGCGCTATAAAGCTTCGCCATGGATCGTGGATTATGACTGGCTCTGGCATAGTTCACAATGGAGATCGAATTGTGGAAATGTACGGCACGTACGATTTAAAAGATCTGAAGGAGGGGAATACTTTAGGAGTAATGCGGACGTCCAAT CATGAGCTGGTATTCTACATAAATGGTGTTTCGCAAGGCGTTGCTGTCAGCAACATTCCGGAGTATGTTTATGCTGTTATAGATATGTATGGTAATTGTATACAAGTCAGCGCATCTCATCCTAGACTTGCCGCCTTGTGTAACGTGCCGAAAGATGAAGTCGagattaataatgattatacTATGGGGGAAACCTCCAGTTCCTCAACAACAAATCTAGTCGCTAACTTAAACGTTAATTTAAGCGTCaatgtaaatgttaatttGCCGAAAAATCCAACTCCCGCCGCTATAAGAGAAGATAGATTAAGATTTCACGAGAGAGTCGGAACGTTGGTGAAATTGTCCAATAACGCGAGAGTTGCCGAGAGACGGAGACCATTGGATGAATTTAACAATGGGGTTGTAATGACTCACAGACCGCTACGGGATAACGAATTGTTTGAA ATACGAATAGATCGGCTGGTTTACAAATGGTCGGGCAGCATAGAAGTCGGAGTTACCACTCACAGCCCAACTGCGCTAGAATTTCCGGCGACGATGACAAATATGCGCTCCGGTACAACGATGATGTCTGGCTGTGGTATTTTAACGAACGGCAAAGGCACGCAGCGGGAATACGGAGAATTTAACTTAGACGAATTGAGA GAAGGAGACCGCGTGGCAATGATCAGGCACAGTAATGGAGATCTTCACTATTTAATAAATGGTCTGGATCAAGGTATCGCTGCCAAAGTACCCACCGGAGTGTGGGGCGTGATAGATCTCTACGGAATGACCGTGAAAGTGACTATTGTCGATCGCGACGAAAGGGAAGAGCAAAATCTAGTTACTAGAAGAAACACGTTGCATTTGCAGGGTCTGGATAGTGAAG TTGGAGAAGAGGAAGTACCTGACAGGCTGCTGTTTCATCCTTGTTGTGGCACACACGCTGATGTGATCAACAACGGGCGTACAGCGCACAGGCCTAA TGCCATAGATGATTTCAATAATGGCGTGGTATTAACCTCGAGACCGTTGAAGCCTAATGAATTGTTTGAGGTGCGGTTGGACAAAATTGTCACCAAGTGGGCTGGCTCCATTGAGATAGGAGTCACTACTCATTCTCCGACAGAGCTTGAGTTTCCATTTACCATGACAAACGTTAG ATCTGGCACGTGGATGATGACGGGCAACGGCGTAATGCACAACGGCACCACTATGATAGATCAGTACGGTCAGAATCTGGACCGGCTGCACATCTGGGACCGCGTGGGCGTAATGCGGAAGGACAATGCAACGCTGCATTTCTACGTAAACGGCGCGGATCAGGGAGCGGCCGCGATAAACGTGCCGGAGAGAGTCTACGGCGTTATCGATCTCTACGGGCAAGCCGCCCAAGCCACCATAGTGGATAGCGTGGACTTCTACAGTCCCACCACGAATAATTCTAGTTTTAGCAATACGACGTTGTACAG CGATCTAAGGTTTCATCATGTGCACGGTAAAAATGCACGAATCACAAACAATGGTTTGACGGCGTCCAGGCCGCGAGCTTTAGGCGAATTCAACGAGGCCATCGTGATTGCGAATCGCGCGCTACGCGACGGTGAGATGTTCGAGGTGACGATAGATAAGATGGTCGCCAGATGGTCTGGCGCTATAGAAGCAG GTGTTACTGTAATAAAACCTGACGAATTGGAGTTTCCATCTACAATGACGGATATTGATCACGACACGTGGATGCTTTCCGGATCGACGGTGATGCGTGATGGTGTCTCGTTGCGTAATAATTACGCCTGTGATCTGGATAAATTGGTGGAGGGCAACCGAATCGGAATGATGCGATGTTCAGACTCTTCCTTACATTACTTTCTGGACGGCGTGGATCAAGGTTCCGCGTGTACGGGTTTACCGCCAAACGTTTATCCGGTGATCGATTTGTACGGTCAATGTGCACAG GTGACGATTGTGTTGCCTGAGCGCCGAGATCCTCTGACTCAACAGTATCTGCCATCGGAGAACAGTATTAGTCAACAGCCGACCTCAGTGATCCAGCCTCAGGCGCAAACGGAGATTTTACACAAGTTCCACGAATCGGTCGGGTTGAACATTCAGCTGAACAGCGATAGAACGGTGGCGACCAGGTGCAGAGAGTACAACAACGCCGTGCTGTTGAGCGAGACAGCGCTTGAAAATAACGAACTATTTGAGATCGCCATTCAGGAGGTAGCGCGCGAGTGGAGCGGTTGTTTGAGGATAGGCGTCTTGAGTCACGAGACAGGCAACTGGCTGACATCGATGAACCTCGTGCCCGGCATGACGTCCATTCCTGGCGACGCCTGGTACTTGACCGGCAACGAAGTGAGACACATGGGTTACGCACTCGCCTCCAACTATTGCACAAGTCTGGATTGGTTGCGCGTGAAAGACAAGATCGGTGTGAAGCGCACGCACGAGGGCAATCTGAAGTTCTACATAAACGGCGAAGACATGGGCGTGGCGGCATTCGACGTGCCAGAGATGGTGTACGCGGTTATAGAGCTGTTCGGCAGCACCGTGGCCGTAAACATCACCAGCAGCAAGCAACAAAACCCCGCGATATCTCCCAATGCCAGTTTGAGGCTGCAGGATTCGCTGGAACTCGTGCTGGACCCGATGCCGCTGAGAAACGACGGGGTAATGGACACGTCTATCGACGTGTCCGAGGGAAAGCTGATGAACGAGACGACGCTGACGCCGACGCAGCCCGCCGCCACTGTCCCGATCGCCAGCGACGGCGATTGGATCTACGAATTCCACGAGAATCACGGCAGGAACATTCAGTTGGAAACGATGACGATCGCCAGACGGGTGGCGAGTTATAATCAGGGCGTGGTGATGTCCAGTCGTCCGTTGATAAAGGGCAAGCCGTTCCAGGTGAAGATAGAAAAGCTGAACGAACGGTGGGTGTCGAATATCCTCTGCGGTGTTTCCTGCATAGTGCCGGAGAAGCAGACGAGCTTTCCGCTGACGGCGCTGGGCTTCAAGAAGCACTCGTGGATCATCTGCAGCGACTGGATATTCCACAACGGCATGCGAGTGAAGACAAAGTACGGCGCCGGCCTGGAGAATCTTCAATGCAATTCGACCGTGAGTCTGCTGATCGACGAGGACAATCGGCTGCACCTGTTCATCAACGGCGTGGATCAGGGTGTGGCCGCGACTGATTTACCGCCGTACGTCTTCGCCGTGATCGACTTGTACGGACAGTGCGAGCAAGTGTCTATCACGGGACTCAGCGAGGAGTCTTCCTACGCGAGCGTTGCTATCGACAACGCGCTAACGGCTCCCATCGAGTGCGTGAGCGTGGAAACGGAGGACGTGGAAAATTCGCGCGAGAAAGCCGATTTAGAGTGTCACGAGAAGGAGAACGCGATGGCAACCACCTCGTCGGACCTCTCGCCGTCTTCGACGTCTCCGAGTGTGCCGAGCCAGTGCAGCTCCAGCGCCAGAGACGGCAATCTCGAGGCTGAGTACTTGACGTTCAGCAGCAACAATAGCGCGAATCTAGCGAACAACAGTATAGAGAACAAAGCCACGGTATCGAGTATCGACAGTAACAACTCGGACTCGGGCTCCGAGTTGAGCAACGACGCGCGAAGCGCCAGGAACAGAGCGTATCCGGACAACGCCGGACCGCCGTTGAACAACCAATCCGAAAACAACTCGAGCGAGTCGAATCTCGACGCGGGCAATCGCGCGCTCGTTAACGTCTTAAGTATTAGAAATGAGTGTACAAACGTAGAAATAAACAACGCGACGAACATTAATATACAGAAGGGCATGGTTGCCAGCGCGAGCAACATGACTAATCTGAGCGCGGCGATCACCGCGACGAATGCCAACAACGCGATTAATGAAAGCATAGCGTCCAATAGTCAAGTGAATAGTGTAGGCGGCGCGCAGCCGAACAATCTCTCGGATCTGCCCAACAATGCTTGCTCCGGCTTCCACGAGTCGCGCGCACCGTACGCGGATCGCGACAACGCCGCGTTGATTCGCGACAACTCCTTCAACGGCAACGTCGTACCTCCGAGCCAGAACACGACGGCGATCGCGCCGTACAACGCGTCCTCGATAACGTTGATACCGTCGTTACCGTCCACCCCCCTCGGGTCCACCGTCGTCACGTCGTCGCGCAAGTGCGACTATCTGAAGGCGTGCATGCAGCTGAAGAAGTCGCTTGTGCTGCCGGACGAGTTCTTCTCCGCCGACGAGATACTCTGCTACTGCAGCGCGTGTTACAAGGTGGACGGCGACAATGCGATCTGTAAGAAGGGCGAGCCGCCGGCGGAGTTTGCGATACCGATCGGTTGGGCCAGGTTCCCGTTGAAACAGAGCATCAATGCCAATCAGATTCCGCAGAGCACGACGGACAAGTGGCACGTTGCGTTCTACGGCATACGCCTCGACGCAATAAG GTTGATCTTGGACAGAGGAGAGCTTATGACCAAAGAGCAGCTAGACGTGAACAACTTGACAGCAGGTGTAAAAAGTGAGGATCAAAACCCCCAAGTGTCGTTCTCGCCTAGCATCAAGTACGCGGCATCCGATGAATTCACTAGAAAGTACCC CTACATCGATACGCAATCGAATAAGAAGCTGAACGCATCGACGGTGTTTCAATTGTTGGTGAGACCCGGTTCTTACACGATCAGTCCCGGCGACAAGGACGGCACCGATCCGCACTGCGAATCCAGCAAGTGGGCGACTAAGGAGGCCGGCGCCACGGTAATCGTCGCTCTTCTCATCCGTCTGGACGGATTCTAA
- the Neurl4 gene encoding neuralized-like protein 4 isoform X1 has translation MFHRRCGHRVTFSNNNCTATRNSSEYNHGLVFSLEPLQDDAVFEVTIDKKVRAWCGSIEIGVTECDPETLEIPSCAIKLRHGSWIMTGSGIVHNGDRIVEMYGTYDLKDLKEGNTLGVMRTSNHELVFYINGVSQGVAVSNIPEYVYAVIDMYGNCIQVSASHPRLAALCNVPKDEVEINNDYTMGETSSSSTTNLVANLNVNLSVNVNVNLPKNPTPAAIREDRLRFHERVGTLVKLSNNARVAERRRPLDEFNNGVVMTHRPLRDNELFEIRIDRLVYKWSGSIEVGVTTHSPTALEFPATMTNMRSGTTMMSGCGILTNGKGTQREYGEFNLDELREGDRVAMIRHSNGDLHYLINGLDQGIAAKVPTGVWGVIDLYGMTVKVTIVDRDEREEQNLVTRRNTLHLQGLDSEEVGEEEVPDRLLFHPCCGTHADVINNGRTAHRPNAIDDFNNGVVLTSRPLKPNELFEVRLDKIVTKWAGSIEIGVTTHSPTELEFPFTMTNVRSGTWMMTGNGVMHNGTTMIDQYGQNLDRLHIWDRVGVMRKDNATLHFYVNGADQGAAAINVPERVYGVIDLYGQAAQATIVDSVDFYSPTTNNSSFSNTTLYSDLRFHHVHGKNARITNNGLTASRPRALGEFNEAIVIANRALRDGEMFEVTIDKMVARWSGAIEAGVTVIKPDELEFPSTMTDIDHDTWMLSGSTVMRDGVSLRNNYACDLDKLVEGNRIGMMRCSDSSLHYFLDGVDQGSACTGLPPNVYPVIDLYGQCAQVTIVLPERRDPLTQQYLPSENSISQQPTSVIQPQAQTEILHKFHESVGLNIQLNSDRTVATRCREYNNAVLLSETALENNELFEIAIQEVAREWSGCLRIGVLSHETGNWLTSMNLVPGMTSIPGDAWYLTGNEVRHMGYALASNYCTSLDWLRVKDKIGVKRTHEGNLKFYINGEDMGVAAFDVPEMVYAVIELFGSTVAVNITSSKQQNPAISPNASLRLQDSLELVLDPMPLRNDGVMDTSIDVSEGKLMNETTLTPTQPAATVPIASDGDWIYEFHENHGRNIQLETMTIARRVASYNQGVVMSSRPLIKGKPFQVKIEKLNERWVSNILCGVSCIVPEKQTSFPLTALGFKKHSWIICSDWIFHNGMRVKTKYGAGLENLQCNSTVSLLIDEDNRLHLFINGVDQGVAATDLPPYVFAVIDLYGQCEQVSITGLSEESSYASVAIDNALTAPIECVSVETEDVENSREKADLECHEKENAMATTSSDLSPSSTSPSVPSQCSSSARDGNLEAEYLTFSSNNSANLANNSIENKATVSSIDSNNSDSGSELSNDARSARNRAYPDNAGPPLNNQSENNSSESNLDAGNRALVNVLSIRNECTNVEINNATNINIQKGMVASASNMTNLSAAITATNANNAINESIASNSQVNSVGGAQPNNLSDLPNNACSGFHESRAPYADRDNAALIRDNSFNGNVVPPSQNTTAIAPYNASSITLIPSLPSTPLGSTVVTSSRKCDYLKACMQLKKSLVLPDEFFSADEILCYCSACYKVDGDNAICKKGEPPAEFAIPIGWARFPLKQSINANQIPQSTTDKWHVAFYGIRLDAIRLILDRGELMTKEQLDVNNLTAGVKSEDQNPQVSFSPSIKYAASDEFTRKYPYIDTQSNKKLNASTVFQLLVRPGSYTISPGDKDGTDPHCESSKWATKEAGATVIVALLIRLDGF, from the exons ATGTTCCACCGGCGATGCGGACATCGTGTCACTTTCAGCAACAACAACTGCACGGCCACGCGCAACTCCTCCGAGTACAACCATGGTCTGGTGTTCAGTCTGGAGCCGCTCCAGGATGACGCGGTGTTTGAAGTCACTATCGACAAAAAG GTGAGAGCATGGTGCGGCAGTATAGAAATTGGAGTAACGGAATGCGATCCAGAGACTCTGGAAATACCATCATGCGCTATAAAGCTTCGCCATGGATCGTGGATTATGACTGGCTCTGGCATAGTTCACAATGGAGATCGAATTGTGGAAATGTACGGCACGTACGATTTAAAAGATCTGAAGGAGGGGAATACTTTAGGAGTAATGCGGACGTCCAAT CATGAGCTGGTATTCTACATAAATGGTGTTTCGCAAGGCGTTGCTGTCAGCAACATTCCGGAGTATGTTTATGCTGTTATAGATATGTATGGTAATTGTATACAAGTCAGCGCATCTCATCCTAGACTTGCCGCCTTGTGTAACGTGCCGAAAGATGAAGTCGagattaataatgattatacTATGGGGGAAACCTCCAGTTCCTCAACAACAAATCTAGTCGCTAACTTAAACGTTAATTTAAGCGTCaatgtaaatgttaatttGCCGAAAAATCCAACTCCCGCCGCTATAAGAGAAGATAGATTAAGATTTCACGAGAGAGTCGGAACGTTGGTGAAATTGTCCAATAACGCGAGAGTTGCCGAGAGACGGAGACCATTGGATGAATTTAACAATGGGGTTGTAATGACTCACAGACCGCTACGGGATAACGAATTGTTTGAA ATACGAATAGATCGGCTGGTTTACAAATGGTCGGGCAGCATAGAAGTCGGAGTTACCACTCACAGCCCAACTGCGCTAGAATTTCCGGCGACGATGACAAATATGCGCTCCGGTACAACGATGATGTCTGGCTGTGGTATTTTAACGAACGGCAAAGGCACGCAGCGGGAATACGGAGAATTTAACTTAGACGAATTGAGA GAAGGAGACCGCGTGGCAATGATCAGGCACAGTAATGGAGATCTTCACTATTTAATAAATGGTCTGGATCAAGGTATCGCTGCCAAAGTACCCACCGGAGTGTGGGGCGTGATAGATCTCTACGGAATGACCGTGAAAGTGACTATTGTCGATCGCGACGAAAGGGAAGAGCAAAATCTAGTTACTAGAAGAAACACGTTGCATTTGCAGGGTCTGGATAGTGAAG AAGTTGGAGAAGAGGAAGTACCTGACAGGCTGCTGTTTCATCCTTGTTGTGGCACACACGCTGATGTGATCAACAACGGGCGTACAGCGCACAGGCCTAA TGCCATAGATGATTTCAATAATGGCGTGGTATTAACCTCGAGACCGTTGAAGCCTAATGAATTGTTTGAGGTGCGGTTGGACAAAATTGTCACCAAGTGGGCTGGCTCCATTGAGATAGGAGTCACTACTCATTCTCCGACAGAGCTTGAGTTTCCATTTACCATGACAAACGTTAG ATCTGGCACGTGGATGATGACGGGCAACGGCGTAATGCACAACGGCACCACTATGATAGATCAGTACGGTCAGAATCTGGACCGGCTGCACATCTGGGACCGCGTGGGCGTAATGCGGAAGGACAATGCAACGCTGCATTTCTACGTAAACGGCGCGGATCAGGGAGCGGCCGCGATAAACGTGCCGGAGAGAGTCTACGGCGTTATCGATCTCTACGGGCAAGCCGCCCAAGCCACCATAGTGGATAGCGTGGACTTCTACAGTCCCACCACGAATAATTCTAGTTTTAGCAATACGACGTTGTACAG CGATCTAAGGTTTCATCATGTGCACGGTAAAAATGCACGAATCACAAACAATGGTTTGACGGCGTCCAGGCCGCGAGCTTTAGGCGAATTCAACGAGGCCATCGTGATTGCGAATCGCGCGCTACGCGACGGTGAGATGTTCGAGGTGACGATAGATAAGATGGTCGCCAGATGGTCTGGCGCTATAGAAGCAG GTGTTACTGTAATAAAACCTGACGAATTGGAGTTTCCATCTACAATGACGGATATTGATCACGACACGTGGATGCTTTCCGGATCGACGGTGATGCGTGATGGTGTCTCGTTGCGTAATAATTACGCCTGTGATCTGGATAAATTGGTGGAGGGCAACCGAATCGGAATGATGCGATGTTCAGACTCTTCCTTACATTACTTTCTGGACGGCGTGGATCAAGGTTCCGCGTGTACGGGTTTACCGCCAAACGTTTATCCGGTGATCGATTTGTACGGTCAATGTGCACAG GTGACGATTGTGTTGCCTGAGCGCCGAGATCCTCTGACTCAACAGTATCTGCCATCGGAGAACAGTATTAGTCAACAGCCGACCTCAGTGATCCAGCCTCAGGCGCAAACGGAGATTTTACACAAGTTCCACGAATCGGTCGGGTTGAACATTCAGCTGAACAGCGATAGAACGGTGGCGACCAGGTGCAGAGAGTACAACAACGCCGTGCTGTTGAGCGAGACAGCGCTTGAAAATAACGAACTATTTGAGATCGCCATTCAGGAGGTAGCGCGCGAGTGGAGCGGTTGTTTGAGGATAGGCGTCTTGAGTCACGAGACAGGCAACTGGCTGACATCGATGAACCTCGTGCCCGGCATGACGTCCATTCCTGGCGACGCCTGGTACTTGACCGGCAACGAAGTGAGACACATGGGTTACGCACTCGCCTCCAACTATTGCACAAGTCTGGATTGGTTGCGCGTGAAAGACAAGATCGGTGTGAAGCGCACGCACGAGGGCAATCTGAAGTTCTACATAAACGGCGAAGACATGGGCGTGGCGGCATTCGACGTGCCAGAGATGGTGTACGCGGTTATAGAGCTGTTCGGCAGCACCGTGGCCGTAAACATCACCAGCAGCAAGCAACAAAACCCCGCGATATCTCCCAATGCCAGTTTGAGGCTGCAGGATTCGCTGGAACTCGTGCTGGACCCGATGCCGCTGAGAAACGACGGGGTAATGGACACGTCTATCGACGTGTCCGAGGGAAAGCTGATGAACGAGACGACGCTGACGCCGACGCAGCCCGCCGCCACTGTCCCGATCGCCAGCGACGGCGATTGGATCTACGAATTCCACGAGAATCACGGCAGGAACATTCAGTTGGAAACGATGACGATCGCCAGACGGGTGGCGAGTTATAATCAGGGCGTGGTGATGTCCAGTCGTCCGTTGATAAAGGGCAAGCCGTTCCAGGTGAAGATAGAAAAGCTGAACGAACGGTGGGTGTCGAATATCCTCTGCGGTGTTTCCTGCATAGTGCCGGAGAAGCAGACGAGCTTTCCGCTGACGGCGCTGGGCTTCAAGAAGCACTCGTGGATCATCTGCAGCGACTGGATATTCCACAACGGCATGCGAGTGAAGACAAAGTACGGCGCCGGCCTGGAGAATCTTCAATGCAATTCGACCGTGAGTCTGCTGATCGACGAGGACAATCGGCTGCACCTGTTCATCAACGGCGTGGATCAGGGTGTGGCCGCGACTGATTTACCGCCGTACGTCTTCGCCGTGATCGACTTGTACGGACAGTGCGAGCAAGTGTCTATCACGGGACTCAGCGAGGAGTCTTCCTACGCGAGCGTTGCTATCGACAACGCGCTAACGGCTCCCATCGAGTGCGTGAGCGTGGAAACGGAGGACGTGGAAAATTCGCGCGAGAAAGCCGATTTAGAGTGTCACGAGAAGGAGAACGCGATGGCAACCACCTCGTCGGACCTCTCGCCGTCTTCGACGTCTCCGAGTGTGCCGAGCCAGTGCAGCTCCAGCGCCAGAGACGGCAATCTCGAGGCTGAGTACTTGACGTTCAGCAGCAACAATAGCGCGAATCTAGCGAACAACAGTATAGAGAACAAAGCCACGGTATCGAGTATCGACAGTAACAACTCGGACTCGGGCTCCGAGTTGAGCAACGACGCGCGAAGCGCCAGGAACAGAGCGTATCCGGACAACGCCGGACCGCCGTTGAACAACCAATCCGAAAACAACTCGAGCGAGTCGAATCTCGACGCGGGCAATCGCGCGCTCGTTAACGTCTTAAGTATTAGAAATGAGTGTACAAACGTAGAAATAAACAACGCGACGAACATTAATATACAGAAGGGCATGGTTGCCAGCGCGAGCAACATGACTAATCTGAGCGCGGCGATCACCGCGACGAATGCCAACAACGCGATTAATGAAAGCATAGCGTCCAATAGTCAAGTGAATAGTGTAGGCGGCGCGCAGCCGAACAATCTCTCGGATCTGCCCAACAATGCTTGCTCCGGCTTCCACGAGTCGCGCGCACCGTACGCGGATCGCGACAACGCCGCGTTGATTCGCGACAACTCCTTCAACGGCAACGTCGTACCTCCGAGCCAGAACACGACGGCGATCGCGCCGTACAACGCGTCCTCGATAACGTTGATACCGTCGTTACCGTCCACCCCCCTCGGGTCCACCGTCGTCACGTCGTCGCGCAAGTGCGACTATCTGAAGGCGTGCATGCAGCTGAAGAAGTCGCTTGTGCTGCCGGACGAGTTCTTCTCCGCCGACGAGATACTCTGCTACTGCAGCGCGTGTTACAAGGTGGACGGCGACAATGCGATCTGTAAGAAGGGCGAGCCGCCGGCGGAGTTTGCGATACCGATCGGTTGGGCCAGGTTCCCGTTGAAACAGAGCATCAATGCCAATCAGATTCCGCAGAGCACGACGGACAAGTGGCACGTTGCGTTCTACGGCATACGCCTCGACGCAATAAG GTTGATCTTGGACAGAGGAGAGCTTATGACCAAAGAGCAGCTAGACGTGAACAACTTGACAGCAGGTGTAAAAAGTGAGGATCAAAACCCCCAAGTGTCGTTCTCGCCTAGCATCAAGTACGCGGCATCCGATGAATTCACTAGAAAGTACCC CTACATCGATACGCAATCGAATAAGAAGCTGAACGCATCGACGGTGTTTCAATTGTTGGTGAGACCCGGTTCTTACACGATCAGTCCCGGCGACAAGGACGGCACCGATCCGCACTGCGAATCCAGCAAGTGGGCGACTAAGGAGGCCGGCGCCACGGTAATCGTCGCTCTTCTCATCCGTCTGGACGGATTCTAA